From a single Hevea brasiliensis isolate MT/VB/25A 57/8 unplaced genomic scaffold, ASM3005281v1 Scaf1, whole genome shotgun sequence genomic region:
- the LOC110644107 gene encoding uncharacterized protein LOC110644107: MLQEKQLEKVFKGTAKGEIKTGQGLNQETALKRSGDTHWSSHYGTLINLIYLFPSIIDVLVYIGENGNDDPQRAEAIDLLDIMNRFEFVFVLHLMKKILGITHELSQVLQRRDQDIVNAMNLVKVSKCHLQVIRENGWESLLLEFQELNNRFDEVNTNLLLCMACLDPKDSFSAFNTSKLIQLVKFYPCEFSPVALIELESQLENFVFDMRMDKKFSEVSGIRGLVEKMIITKKHIVFPLVYLLIKLSLILPVATATMERAFSAMNIIKSSLRNRMGDELLNNCLVTYIERDVFASIDNEVIMDRFQSMKNRR; the protein is encoded by the exons ATGCTTCAAGAAAAACAGCTAGAGAAAGTGTTTAAAGGAACTGCAAAAGGTGAAATAAAAACTGGACAAGGTCTAAATCAAGAAACGGCATTGAAGAGATCGGGAGATACTCATTGGAGTTCTCATTATGGTACGcttattaatttgatatatttatttCCTTCTATCATTGATGTTCTTGTGTATATTGGAGAAAATGGTAATGATGATCCACAAAGGGCTGAAGCAATTGATTTGTTAGATATTATGAATCGATTTGAATTTGTCTTTGTGTTGCATCTTATGAAAAAGATTTTGGGAATCACACATGAGTTATCACAAGTTTTACAGAGAAGGGATCAAGATATTGTAAATGCTATGAATCTAGTTAAAGTCTCAAAATGTCATTTGCAAGTGATAAGAGAAAATGGTTGGGAATCTTTGTTACTTGAG TTTCAAGAACTTAATAATCGATTTGATGAAGTGAATACAAATTTGCTTTTATGTATGGCATGTCTCGATCCTAAGGACTCATTTTCTGCATTCAATACGAGCAAATTGATtcaacttgtaaaattttatccaTGTGAATTTTCTCCAGTTGCTCTAATTGAACTTGAATCTCAACTTGAGAACTTTGTCTTTGATATGCGTATGGATAAGAAATTTTCTGAAGTGAGTGGAATTAGAGGTCTTGTTGAGAAGATGATTATTACAAAAAAGCATATTGTTTTTCCTTTGGTATATTTGTTAATCAAATTATCATTAATCTTGCCAGTTGCTACAGCCACAATGGAAAGAGCTTTTTCTGCAATGAATATCATTAAAAGTTCACTTCGTAATAGAATGGGAGATGAGCTACTAAATAATTGTTTGGTGACTTACATTGAAAGGGATGTATTTGCAAGTATTGACAATGAAGTTATTATGGATAGATTTCAGTCAATGAAAAATAGACGATGA